In Rhodothermus marinus DSM 4252, a single genomic region encodes these proteins:
- a CDS encoding NCS2 family permease, whose protein sequence is MLDRYFRLSERGTTVLTELRAGVATFLTMAYILLVNPQILADAGMPPDDVARATALASAAATLLMGLWANYPFALAPGMGLNAYFTYGVVQGMGVSYHVALAAVFVEGLLFLALALSGVRGAVLRAIPDALKVATSGGIGLFLAIIGFQNAGLVVDSPATLVTLGSLTHPTTLLALGTLVLMALLLVRRVPGALLLGILAGTLVAWLTGLAPLPERWVQLPGLPRETLASFDFGTLLHAKLVSVVLAFLFVDFFDTAGTLMGIGRLGGFLNARGELERARAAFSADAVGTTLGALLGTSTVTTYIESATGIEEGGRTGLTAVVVALLFLLSLFLAPLFTAVPAAATAPALILVGVFMMQGLTELNWRKYDEAIPAFLTITIMPFTYSIANGIAFGLIAYVLLQVLSGRARAVHPILYVLAVLLSLYYAFELGA, encoded by the coding sequence GTGCTGGATCGATACTTTCGCCTCTCGGAACGGGGCACGACGGTCCTGACCGAGTTACGGGCCGGCGTGGCCACCTTCCTGACCATGGCCTACATCCTGCTGGTCAATCCCCAGATCCTGGCCGATGCCGGCATGCCCCCCGACGACGTGGCACGGGCCACGGCACTGGCTTCGGCGGCCGCCACGCTGCTCATGGGCCTGTGGGCCAACTATCCGTTCGCGCTGGCGCCCGGCATGGGGCTGAACGCCTACTTCACCTACGGCGTCGTGCAGGGAATGGGCGTCAGTTACCACGTCGCGCTCGCGGCCGTCTTCGTGGAAGGGCTGCTGTTTCTGGCGCTGGCGCTCAGCGGCGTGCGCGGGGCCGTGCTCCGGGCCATCCCCGACGCGCTGAAGGTGGCCACCTCCGGCGGCATCGGCCTGTTTCTGGCGATCATCGGCTTTCAGAACGCCGGACTGGTGGTTGACAGTCCGGCCACGCTGGTCACACTCGGCTCCCTGACGCATCCGACAACGCTCCTGGCGCTCGGCACGCTCGTGCTCATGGCGCTGCTTCTGGTGCGCCGCGTCCCGGGCGCGCTGCTGCTGGGCATCCTGGCCGGCACGCTCGTGGCCTGGCTGACCGGCCTGGCGCCATTGCCCGAACGCTGGGTGCAACTTCCCGGACTCCCCCGCGAAACGCTCGCCTCCTTCGACTTCGGCACGCTGCTGCACGCCAAACTGGTGAGCGTGGTGCTGGCCTTCCTGTTCGTGGACTTCTTCGACACGGCCGGCACGCTGATGGGCATCGGACGGCTGGGCGGTTTCCTCAACGCCCGCGGCGAGCTGGAGCGCGCCCGCGCAGCCTTCTCGGCCGATGCCGTGGGCACCACGCTCGGTGCCTTGCTGGGCACCAGCACGGTCACCACCTACATCGAATCGGCTACCGGCATCGAAGAAGGGGGACGCACCGGCCTGACCGCCGTCGTGGTGGCTCTGCTTTTCCTGCTCTCGCTCTTTCTGGCACCGCTCTTTACGGCCGTGCCGGCCGCCGCCACCGCCCCGGCGCTGATTCTGGTGGGCGTCTTCATGATGCAGGGGCTGACCGAACTGAACTGGCGCAAATATGACGAAGCGATCCCGGCCTTCCTGACCATCACGATCATGCCCTTCACCTACTCCATCGCCAACGGAATCGCCTTCGGGCTGATCGCCTACGTGCTGCTGCAGGTGCTCAGCGGCCGGGCACGCGCCGTGCACCCTATCCTCTACGTGCTGGCCGTTCTGCTGAGCCTCTACTACGCCTTCGAGCTGGGGGCCTGA
- a CDS encoding CTP synthase: MPSKYIFVTGGVTSSLGKGIVCASLGRLLEARGLRVTIQKLDPYINVDPGTMNPYEHGEVYVTEDGAETDLDLGHYERFLGRPTSQANNVTTGRIYLEVITKERAGAYLGKTVQVVPHIIDEIKRWMLKLGETGQYDVVITEIGGTVGDIESQPYLEAIRQLRYELGQRNTLIIHLTLVPYLEAAGELKTKPTQHSVKTLLSHGLQPDVLVCRSEYPLDADLRRKIALFCNVEPRAVIAALDAESIYEVPLLLREEGLDAIVIERLFDEQERQALHEPDLDDWIDFLRRLKSPKATVRVALVGKYVTHQDAYKSIMESFVLAGAEHGVQVEVKQVLSDEITRENVAELLGDVSGILVAPGFGERGIEGKIEAVRFAREQNIPFFGICLGMQCAVIEFARNVCGWHDANSTEFDPDTPHPVIDLMAEQKKITDKGGTMRLGAYDCHLVEGSRVRAIYGTSDVRERHRHRYEVNNVLRYKLLEHGMQFTGLNLERDLVEIIELPEHRWFIGVQFHPEYKSTVGRPHPLFSAFVAACVEYAREKGQLQTPRPRRRQKTLRLASARM; encoded by the coding sequence ATGCCGAGCAAGTACATTTTTGTGACCGGAGGCGTTACGTCATCGCTGGGGAAAGGCATCGTCTGCGCTTCGCTGGGCCGCCTGCTCGAAGCGCGCGGCCTGCGCGTGACGATCCAGAAGCTCGATCCGTACATCAACGTCGATCCCGGCACGATGAACCCCTACGAGCACGGGGAGGTGTACGTGACCGAGGACGGCGCCGAGACCGACCTGGACCTGGGGCACTACGAGCGCTTCCTGGGGCGGCCCACCAGCCAGGCCAACAACGTCACGACCGGCCGGATCTACCTGGAGGTCATCACGAAGGAGCGGGCCGGGGCCTATCTGGGCAAAACCGTCCAGGTGGTGCCGCACATCATCGACGAGATCAAGCGCTGGATGCTCAAGCTCGGCGAGACGGGCCAGTACGATGTGGTGATCACCGAAATCGGCGGGACGGTGGGCGACATCGAAAGCCAGCCTTATCTGGAGGCGATCCGCCAGCTTCGCTACGAACTCGGCCAGCGCAACACGCTCATCATTCATCTGACGCTGGTGCCTTATCTGGAGGCGGCGGGCGAGCTCAAGACCAAGCCCACGCAGCACTCGGTCAAGACGCTGCTCTCGCACGGGCTTCAGCCCGACGTGCTTGTCTGTCGCTCCGAGTATCCGCTCGATGCCGACCTGCGGCGCAAAATCGCGCTCTTCTGTAACGTCGAACCGCGGGCCGTCATCGCCGCACTCGATGCCGAATCGATCTACGAGGTGCCGCTGCTGCTCCGGGAGGAAGGGCTCGACGCCATTGTGATCGAGCGGCTGTTTGACGAGCAGGAGCGGCAGGCGCTGCACGAGCCGGATCTGGACGACTGGATCGATTTTCTCCGGCGTCTGAAAAGCCCGAAGGCCACCGTGCGCGTGGCCCTTGTGGGCAAGTACGTGACGCACCAGGACGCCTACAAGTCGATCATGGAGAGCTTCGTGCTGGCCGGGGCCGAGCACGGCGTGCAGGTGGAGGTCAAACAGGTACTCTCCGACGAGATCACGCGCGAGAACGTGGCCGAACTGCTGGGCGATGTGTCGGGCATTCTGGTAGCGCCGGGCTTTGGCGAGCGTGGTATCGAGGGCAAGATCGAGGCGGTGCGTTTTGCCCGCGAACAGAACATCCCGTTTTTCGGGATCTGTCTGGGCATGCAGTGCGCCGTGATCGAATTTGCCCGGAACGTGTGCGGCTGGCACGACGCCAACTCGACCGAGTTCGACCCGGACACGCCCCATCCGGTCATCGACCTGATGGCCGAGCAGAAAAAGATCACCGACAAAGGCGGCACAATGCGGCTGGGCGCCTACGACTGTCACTTGGTGGAAGGCTCCCGCGTGCGCGCCATCTACGGCACCTCGGACGTGCGCGAGCGGCACCGCCACCGCTACGAGGTCAACAACGTACTTCGCTACAAGCTGCTCGAGCACGGCATGCAGTTTACCGGGCTGAACCTGGAGCGCGATCTGGTGGAGATCATCGAATTGCCCGAGCACCGCTGGTTCATCGGCGTGCAGTTCCACCCCGAGTACAAATCGACAGTGGGGCGGCCGCATCCGCTCTTTTCGGCGTTTGTGGCGGCCTGCGTCGAGTACGCCCGCGAGAAAGGACAGCTGCAGACGCCCCGGCCGCGTCGGCGTCAGAAAACGCTGCGGCTGGCGTCGGCCCGCATGTGA
- a CDS encoding class I SAM-dependent methyltransferase has protein sequence MRYDPVKDRLGRIFGRHPLLQRLFFALLHLIFLRSWYVRRALRRIFDRWPADRPVRVLDAGTGFGQYAYYIARRYPRAEVVGVDLKTDYLEQARRFVARTPVAGRVRFAQDDLTRLQTEGPFDLILSVDVLEHIEDDRAVLRNFARVLRPGGYVIINTPSDQGGSDVQAPGQQSFIEEHVREGYSRELLEARLREAGLEPVESHYSYGPFGSLAWRLLIKYPMLALNRTALTYLLLPVYYLVVLPVGLVLNALDLARENRTGTGLIVVARKPEG, from the coding sequence ATGCGCTACGATCCGGTCAAAGATCGGCTGGGACGGATCTTCGGACGCCATCCGCTGCTGCAGCGGCTGTTTTTTGCGCTGCTGCACCTGATTTTTCTGCGAAGCTGGTACGTGCGGCGGGCGCTGCGCCGGATCTTCGACCGCTGGCCGGCCGACCGGCCGGTGCGCGTGCTCGATGCCGGGACGGGCTTCGGCCAGTACGCCTACTACATCGCCCGGCGATATCCCCGGGCCGAAGTCGTCGGCGTCGATCTCAAGACCGATTATCTGGAGCAGGCCCGGCGTTTCGTGGCGCGCACGCCCGTGGCCGGCCGCGTGCGTTTTGCGCAGGACGACCTGACGCGCCTCCAGACCGAAGGGCCGTTCGACCTGATTCTGTCGGTGGACGTGCTGGAGCACATCGAAGACGACCGGGCCGTGTTGCGCAACTTTGCGCGCGTGTTGCGGCCCGGTGGCTACGTGATCATCAACACGCCGTCGGACCAGGGCGGCTCCGACGTGCAGGCGCCCGGCCAGCAGAGTTTCATCGAAGAGCATGTGCGCGAGGGCTACAGCCGCGAGCTGCTGGAGGCGCGTCTCCGGGAAGCCGGCCTGGAGCCCGTCGAAAGCCACTACAGCTACGGCCCGTTCGGCTCGCTGGCCTGGCGACTGCTCATCAAATATCCCATGCTGGCGCTCAACCGAACCGCGCTGACCTATCTGCTGCTTCCCGTGTACTACCTGGTCGTGTTGCCCGTGGGACTGGTGCTGAACGCGCTGGACCTGGCACGGGAAAACCGGACAGGCACCGGGTTGATCGTGGTGGCCCGCAAGCCGGAAGGTTAG
- a CDS encoding glycosyltransferase produces the protein MARLTLVGPVAPYRGGIAHFTEALGQALQERGHQVTALSFRRQYPRWLFPGRAQTEPEPIAPSMPAAYVLDPLWPWTWSKAARWIQAQRPDLVVFQYWMPFFAPAYGTIAGRLRRWDVPTVALVHNALPHERHVLDATLSRWFLRRCRARIVLSEAVARQLATLGLSADVQLVHPVDPRYGPVRPRAEARRRLGLPPDAPVLLFFGFVRRYKGLDVLLEAMPAIRTALPDVQLLVAGEFYEPADRYRARIRELGLSSCVHVHDRYIPESEVVWYFSAADLVVQPYLSATQSGVVPMAFHFERPVVVTAVGGLPEVVPHEVAGFVVPPGDPGALAEAVVRFFREGWAKRLTEGVRRLRARYGWGPLCETLEQMLSD, from the coding sequence ATGGCTCGCCTGACGCTGGTCGGTCCGGTGGCGCCCTACCGCGGGGGCATTGCCCATTTCACCGAAGCGCTGGGACAGGCCTTGCAGGAACGTGGTCACCAGGTGACGGCGCTGAGCTTCCGGCGCCAGTATCCCCGGTGGCTTTTTCCGGGCCGCGCTCAGACCGAGCCGGAGCCGATCGCGCCGTCGATGCCGGCCGCCTACGTGCTCGATCCGCTGTGGCCCTGGACCTGGTCGAAGGCCGCCCGCTGGATTCAGGCGCAGCGGCCGGACCTGGTCGTGTTTCAGTACTGGATGCCGTTCTTTGCGCCAGCCTACGGGACGATCGCCGGACGTCTGCGTCGGTGGGATGTGCCCACTGTGGCGCTCGTGCACAACGCGCTGCCGCACGAACGCCACGTGCTCGATGCCACGCTCAGCCGCTGGTTTCTGCGTCGGTGTCGGGCGCGGATCGTGCTTTCGGAGGCGGTCGCCCGCCAGCTCGCGACGCTGGGCCTGTCGGCCGACGTGCAGCTCGTGCATCCCGTCGATCCCCGCTACGGCCCGGTGCGTCCCCGCGCGGAAGCGCGCAGGCGGCTGGGCCTTCCGCCCGATGCGCCGGTGCTGTTGTTCTTCGGATTTGTGCGTCGCTACAAGGGGCTGGACGTGCTGCTGGAGGCGATGCCGGCGATCCGGACGGCGCTGCCGGACGTGCAGCTCCTGGTGGCGGGCGAGTTCTACGAGCCGGCGGATCGCTATCGGGCACGCATCCGGGAGCTGGGCCTGAGCTCCTGCGTGCACGTGCACGACCGCTACATTCCCGAATCGGAGGTGGTCTGGTATTTTTCGGCGGCGGATCTGGTGGTGCAGCCCTATCTTTCGGCCACCCAGAGCGGCGTCGTGCCCATGGCCTTCCACTTCGAGCGGCCGGTGGTGGTGACGGCCGTGGGCGGTCTCCCCGAGGTGGTGCCGCACGAAGTGGCCGGCTTTGTCGTGCCGCCGGGTGATCCCGGCGCGCTGGCTGAGGCCGTCGTGCGCTTTTTCCGGGAGGGGTGGGCCAAGCGCCTGACCGAAGGCGTGCGCCGCCTGCGCGCACGCTACGGCTGGGGGCCGCTGTGCGAAACGCTGGAACAGATGCTATCCGACTGA
- a CDS encoding glycosyltransferase family 2 protein, which produces MTPDLSIVVPVYDEAASLPELAEEIRAVCEAHGYSFEVWFVDDGSRDGSWEVIERLHAEDPRFAGVRLRRNYGKSAALAVGFERARGRYVVTLDADLQDDPAEIPGLIELLESGYDLVSGWKKRRQDPPSKTIPSRFFNFVTRKLSGIPLHDFNCGLKAYRREVVKAVRVYGELHRYIPLLAYWEGFTRITEKPVRHRPRKYGRTKFGLERFIRGFLDLITVLFLTRFMSRPMHFFGTFGVLAFLAGFVISLWLSLEKLVWNQPLTNRPLLLLGVLMIMVGVQMFTTGLLGELIIRERMERTPTYQVVEERPPEVVRTV; this is translated from the coding sequence ATGACGCCCGATCTGAGCATCGTCGTCCCGGTCTACGACGAGGCCGCTTCGCTTCCGGAGCTGGCCGAGGAGATCCGCGCCGTCTGCGAGGCGCACGGCTACAGCTTCGAGGTGTGGTTCGTGGACGACGGCTCGCGGGACGGCTCCTGGGAGGTCATCGAGCGGCTGCACGCCGAGGATCCCCGCTTTGCCGGCGTGCGCCTGCGGCGCAACTACGGCAAAAGCGCGGCGCTGGCGGTGGGCTTCGAGCGGGCCCGCGGCCGCTATGTGGTCACGCTCGACGCCGATCTGCAGGACGACCCGGCCGAGATCCCGGGACTGATCGAGCTGCTGGAATCGGGCTACGACCTGGTCAGCGGATGGAAAAAACGCCGCCAGGACCCGCCGAGCAAGACGATTCCGAGCCGCTTTTTCAACTTCGTCACGCGGAAGCTCTCGGGCATTCCGCTGCACGACTTCAACTGCGGTTTGAAAGCCTACCGGCGCGAAGTGGTGAAGGCGGTGCGCGTCTACGGCGAGCTGCACCGCTACATTCCGCTGCTGGCCTACTGGGAGGGCTTCACGCGGATCACCGAAAAGCCGGTGCGCCACCGGCCCCGTAAGTACGGCCGCACGAAATTCGGGCTGGAACGCTTCATCCGGGGCTTTCTGGACCTGATCACGGTGCTGTTCCTGACCCGGTTCATGTCGCGGCCCATGCACTTTTTCGGAACGTTCGGTGTGCTGGCGTTTCTGGCGGGTTTTGTCATCAGCCTGTGGCTTTCGCTGGAAAAGCTCGTCTGGAATCAGCCGCTCACGAACCGGCCGCTGCTACTGCTGGGCGTGCTGATGATCATGGTGGGCGTGCAGATGTTCACGACGGGGCTGCTCGGCGAGCTGATCATCCGGGAGCGCATGGAGCGGACGCCCACCTATCAGGTGGTCGAGGAGCGCCCGCCGGAAGTCGTGCGAACCGTCTGA
- the gyrB gene encoding DNA topoisomerase (ATP-hydrolyzing) subunit B, producing the protein MRTRPAEASNYVASNIQILEGLEAVRKRPAMYIGDVGIRGLHHLVYEVVDNAIDEAMAGYCDRIAVTINEDGSITVEDNGRGIPVDEHPTEKRSALEVVMTTLHAGGKFDKSTYKVSGGLHGVGVSCVNALSRKLIATVKRDGYVWRQTYAYGKPTSPVERVRPMREDEETGTIVQFWPDPTIFKTVEFRFDTLAERLRELAYLNRGVRISIEDRREEDESLRYEEYYFEGGLVEFVQYLDETRTPIHDEVIYIAGEADDVVVEVALRYNDGYAENVLSFVNNINTHEGGTHVAGFRTALTRTLKAYAEKNNLLKNFKGELSGEDFREGLTAVISVKVPEPQFEGQTKTKLGNSEVQGIVAGIVSEHLSRWLEDHPREARRILDKVILAAQARVAARKARELVQRKNALNGSSLPGKLADCASRDPSKCELFLVEGDSAGGSAKQARNREFQAILPLRGKILNVEKARLDKILENDEIRNIVTALGTGLATTEEDFDLSKLRYHRIIIMTDADVDGAHIRTLLLTFFYRQLRPLVEGGYIYIALPPLYRVKVGKTERYAWSDEELRQIVEELTDGQPQRAVIQRYKGLGEMNPEQLWETTMNPETRILQQVTVEDAAAADRIFSILMGDAVEPRRKFIERNARYATLDV; encoded by the coding sequence ATGCGTACGCGTCCTGCTGAGGCTTCGAACTACGTTGCTTCCAATATCCAGATTCTCGAAGGGCTCGAAGCGGTTCGCAAACGGCCCGCCATGTACATCGGGGATGTGGGCATTCGCGGCCTGCATCACCTGGTTTACGAGGTGGTGGACAACGCGATCGACGAGGCGATGGCGGGCTATTGCGACCGCATCGCCGTGACGATCAACGAAGACGGTTCCATTACGGTCGAAGACAACGGTCGCGGTATTCCTGTCGACGAGCACCCGACCGAGAAGCGGTCGGCGCTCGAGGTGGTGATGACCACGCTGCACGCCGGCGGCAAGTTCGACAAGAGCACCTACAAGGTGTCGGGCGGACTGCACGGCGTGGGCGTTTCCTGCGTGAACGCGCTCTCCCGCAAGCTGATTGCGACGGTAAAGCGCGACGGGTACGTCTGGCGTCAGACCTATGCCTACGGCAAGCCGACTTCGCCTGTCGAGCGCGTGCGCCCGATGCGCGAGGACGAAGAGACGGGCACGATCGTCCAGTTCTGGCCGGACCCGACCATCTTCAAGACGGTCGAATTTCGGTTCGACACGCTGGCCGAGCGGCTGCGCGAGCTGGCCTACCTGAACCGTGGCGTGCGCATCTCCATCGAGGACCGGCGCGAGGAGGACGAATCGCTCCGCTACGAAGAATACTACTTCGAGGGCGGGCTCGTCGAGTTCGTCCAGTACCTCGACGAGACACGCACGCCCATCCACGACGAGGTCATCTACATCGCGGGTGAGGCCGACGACGTGGTCGTCGAGGTGGCGTTGCGCTACAACGACGGCTACGCGGAAAACGTGCTCTCGTTCGTGAACAACATCAACACGCACGAGGGCGGTACGCACGTGGCCGGCTTCCGCACGGCGCTCACGCGCACGCTCAAGGCCTACGCCGAAAAGAACAACCTGCTGAAGAATTTCAAGGGCGAACTCTCGGGTGAGGACTTCCGTGAGGGGCTGACGGCCGTCATCTCGGTCAAGGTGCCCGAGCCCCAGTTCGAGGGCCAGACCAAGACGAAGCTGGGCAACTCGGAGGTGCAGGGCATCGTGGCGGGGATCGTCTCGGAGCACTTGAGCCGCTGGCTGGAAGACCATCCCCGCGAAGCCCGGCGTATCCTCGACAAGGTAATCCTGGCGGCCCAGGCCCGCGTGGCTGCCCGCAAGGCGCGGGAACTGGTCCAGCGCAAAAACGCGCTCAACGGCTCCAGCCTGCCCGGCAAGCTGGCCGACTGCGCCTCGCGTGATCCTTCGAAGTGCGAGCTGTTTCTGGTGGAGGGCGACTCGGCCGGCGGGAGCGCCAAGCAGGCCCGCAATCGGGAATTTCAGGCCATCCTGCCGCTGCGTGGAAAGATCCTGAACGTCGAGAAAGCCCGGCTCGACAAGATCCTGGAAAACGACGAAATCCGGAACATCGTCACGGCGCTGGGGACCGGGCTGGCCACCACCGAGGAGGACTTCGACCTGAGCAAGCTCCGCTACCACCGCATCATCATCATGACGGATGCGGACGTGGACGGCGCCCACATCCGGACGCTGCTCCTGACCTTCTTCTACCGCCAGCTCCGGCCGCTCGTCGAAGGCGGCTACATCTACATCGCGCTGCCGCCGCTCTATCGCGTGAAGGTGGGCAAGACGGAGCGTTACGCCTGGAGCGACGAGGAGCTGCGTCAGATTGTGGAGGAGCTGACCGACGGCCAGCCGCAACGGGCCGTCATCCAGCGCTACAAGGGGCTGGGCGAGATGAATCCGGAGCAGCTCTGGGAGACCACCATGAACCCGGAGACGCGCATCCTCCAGCAGGTGACCGTCGAGGATGCGGCGGCCGCCGACCGGATCTTCTCGATCCTGATGGGCGATGCCGTCGAGCCCCGCCGGAAGTTCATCGAACGGAATGCGCGCTACGCGACGCTTGACGTCTGA
- a CDS encoding metal-dependent hydrolase family protein, producing the protein MRWSIFLLLLGLAAGVQAQSASGRLLVHCGTVIDPGVSPEPMSERTIIVRGERIEAVQPGFVTPQEGDQVVDLRRAYCLPGLIDMHTHLSMESRKGGYLDRFQMSPALQALRASVYARRTLMAGFTTVRDVGGNEGIDLALRDAINQGWIVGPRMFVAGKSLAIMGGHADPTNGFREDILGIPTEAEGVVDGVASARRGARLAIKRGADVIKITATGGVLSIARDGSSPQFFEDEIRAIVEVARDFGLKVAAHAHGDEGMQRAIRAGVASIEHGTFMSDQTMQMMKEYGVYLVPTITAGRSVADSAKIPGYYVPVVAEKARRIGPVIQETFARAYRAGVPIAFGTDAGVFRHGRNALEFVYMVEAGMPPIEAIKAATYNAADLLGQLDNLGTLEPGKWADVIAVERNPLEDISALQEVSFVMKAGVIYKQNGQPVPQPVR; encoded by the coding sequence ATGCGCTGGAGCATTTTCCTGCTGCTACTTGGACTGGCCGCCGGTGTGCAGGCGCAGTCCGCTTCCGGCCGTCTGCTCGTGCATTGCGGCACAGTCATCGATCCCGGCGTCTCCCCGGAACCCATGTCCGAGCGCACCATCATCGTGCGTGGTGAACGTATCGAAGCGGTACAGCCCGGCTTTGTCACGCCGCAGGAAGGCGATCAGGTGGTCGATCTACGCCGGGCTTACTGCCTGCCCGGCCTGATCGACATGCACACGCACCTGTCGATGGAAAGCCGGAAAGGGGGCTACCTGGATCGGTTTCAGATGTCGCCCGCGCTGCAGGCGCTCCGGGCTTCGGTCTATGCCCGGCGTACGCTGATGGCGGGCTTCACCACGGTACGCGACGTGGGCGGTAACGAAGGGATCGATCTGGCGCTCCGGGATGCGATCAACCAGGGCTGGATCGTCGGTCCCCGCATGTTCGTGGCGGGCAAAAGCCTGGCCATCATGGGCGGGCACGCCGATCCCACGAACGGCTTCCGCGAGGACATTCTGGGCATTCCGACCGAGGCCGAAGGCGTGGTCGACGGCGTGGCCAGCGCCCGCCGGGGTGCCCGGCTGGCCATCAAGCGCGGCGCCGACGTGATCAAGATCACGGCCACCGGGGGCGTGCTCTCGATCGCCCGGGACGGCTCCTCGCCGCAGTTCTTTGAAGACGAGATCCGGGCGATCGTCGAAGTGGCCCGCGACTTCGGGCTGAAGGTGGCCGCCCACGCGCACGGCGACGAAGGCATGCAGCGCGCCATCCGGGCCGGCGTGGCCTCCATTGAACACGGCACGTTCATGAGCGACCAGACCATGCAGATGATGAAGGAGTACGGCGTCTACCTGGTGCCGACGATCACGGCGGGCCGTAGCGTGGCCGACTCCGCCAAAATCCCCGGTTACTACGTGCCGGTGGTGGCCGAAAAGGCGCGGCGGATCGGACCGGTCATTCAGGAGACGTTCGCCCGAGCCTACCGGGCCGGCGTGCCCATCGCGTTCGGGACCGACGCGGGTGTCTTCCGCCACGGCCGCAACGCGCTGGAGTTCGTCTACATGGTCGAGGCCGGGATGCCGCCCATCGAAGCCATCAAGGCGGCCACTTACAACGCCGCCGATCTGCTGGGCCAGCTCGACAACCTGGGCACGCTCGAGCCCGGCAAATGGGCCGACGTGATCGCCGTCGAGCGCAATCCACTGGAAGACATCTCGGCACTGCAGGAGGTGTCTTTCGTCATGAAGGCGGGCGTCATTTACAAGCAGAACGGCCAGCCTGTCCCGCAGCCCGTACGGTAA
- a CDS encoding CBS domain-containing protein, translating to MRIVQLIQEGLQPLRPDDTVHRAREQMAALRVRHLPVVDEAGELLGVVSDEQLHLADDPNLPVTMLVRGTPVSVTPDLHVFDAARVVLQHGLTVLPVAESNHHYRGAVPAQHLLEQLIRMLSLHEPGAILELEIDARDYALSNLLYCVEQCDARVRALVVEPLDASESRFRVTLKLNVQDTARIRHVLEHRGFHVAAAYNEEDDEELRQRIEAFMRYLEV from the coding sequence ATGCGGATTGTGCAACTGATTCAGGAAGGGTTGCAGCCCCTGCGCCCCGATGACACCGTGCATCGGGCCCGGGAGCAGATGGCCGCGCTGCGGGTGCGTCACCTGCCGGTGGTCGACGAGGCGGGCGAATTGCTGGGTGTGGTCTCGGACGAGCAGCTGCATCTGGCGGATGATCCGAACCTGCCGGTGACAATGCTGGTGCGTGGCACGCCCGTTAGCGTCACGCCCGACCTGCACGTGTTCGACGCCGCCCGCGTGGTATTGCAGCACGGACTGACCGTACTCCCGGTCGCGGAGTCGAATCACCACTATCGGGGCGCCGTGCCGGCTCAGCATCTGCTGGAACAGCTCATCCGGATGCTCTCGCTGCACGAGCCCGGGGCCATCCTGGAGCTGGAGATCGACGCCCGCGACTATGCACTCTCCAACCTGCTCTACTGCGTGGAGCAGTGCGATGCGCGCGTGCGGGCGCTGGTCGTCGAGCCGCTCGACGCTTCCGAGAGCCGCTTCCGCGTGACGTTGAAACTGAACGTGCAGGACACGGCCCGCATCCGTCACGTGCTGGAGCACCGCGGCTTCCACGTGGCGGCCGCCTACAACGAAGAAGACGACGAAGAACTCCGTCAGCGCATCGAAGCCTTCATGCGCTACCTGGAAGTCTGA